From Eremothecium sinecaudum strain ATCC 58844 chromosome III, complete sequence:
ATAATTTCTCCATTCATGATCAAATGGTTTAAATCCTTCAGGAGGCTTTCCTGGGTTTGTATATATAGCCTTATAGTATGACAACCAGATCATTGTAAGACTTACTTGGAACCATATTTGCTTAGCGAGGCTAAGAAATTTTGAGAGGATGAAATAATGCGCAAAGTAACCAATAAATGCAATCAAAAAGCATGGTATGAATATCCCCAACCATTTCCATCTTAATTTAGCAACCATTTGTTAAAAATGGCACTAGTTTCATTAGGGTCTTCTATAACATTTAAGGCCATTTACGATAATTGATAACAGCCATAGCTTCCAGCTTAACGATGTTGAGGACTACCTAACTGATCACGTGTtaacttgaagttccttgatcacgtgagtattaaatatccaatgatagattagtttactatgtatataggTCTAATCTGAGTCAATGACCACTTGTCCTACTTCGACTCCTAGTCATATTCTCATATCTAGCTATGACGGCTTTATATATGTTAGACTATCTagctcatcttcatttctacAACAGATCTCGAGTCGTTACTAGCAATTACTCCTACTTTTCCATACAGATCTGATCCGACGTttctttctagctgctgTTTCTACGAGGtttctatttgaatctacgaCAAACGGCCGTATTATTCAGTTCTACACATCCACATTTGAATTAACTGCAATCAATAACAAATAAGCTTCTATGGCCAAGTTGGTAAGGCGCCACACTAGTAATGTGGAGATCATCAGTTCAAATCTGGTTGGAAGCATATATTTTTTGCGTTAGATTTTTAAGTTAAATATTTTTTGTTACTAAAGGAACGGAAATGTAATACTACTATGAACAAAATTATAGCAAAGTAACAGTGCTTTTAAATGGCAAAGTGCTCCAAAAACCACCATTACGTGAAACAATTGGTGTGAATGTCCCCAAATGTCGAAAGAACCAGGCGCTAGCATCTCAGGAAAACGTATACCATATAAAAATGCTCCAAAGATGTAAAATAACGCCTCGAAAAGAATCCATTTCAGCTGAATACGATTAGTAGTTTGTACTATTCCGTAGTAACCAAAACCGGTTAATATAGGGAATACAGCAGATAATCCAAAAGCTACAAATATGCCTGCTCTGTAAGGTCTCCACTCCCTTGACCTAAACTTGGATTTTAATGACACAATTGCGCATAATATACCAAATAGTAATGTAATGCCAGAAAAACCATAAAACATTGACTTATTATCAAAAAATCCAAAATAGTAGATACTAATCATAGACGAGCTAATTAGTAGCACTATCCCGAGATAGTCCAACTTGTTACCGATAAGTGCAACTTGTAATGAATGAGATTTCAAACAATGGTAGGTGGAGCTTAGCGCAAGACATGAGAATGCACctaaaaagaaaatgtCAAGCATAATATAATCCATCAATGACGTGGTTGCAAACTTATGGACAAAGTACTTGTCAAATATGAAAATGAACAAGAAGCAAAGTCCTGGTAATAAGTGTGAATATATGTTTACAGATTCATTATGCAGATAGAATAGACTATCCAAAGAACCTTTAAAACTTTTAGTTTCTATGACATAGCCATGCCAAATATGTTCATTATCTCTTTGCCATAGGGGCAATTCATTCCAACCGCAAAGTTTCCTTATCTTTTTGAGAGCTGGATTCGTTGTTTTCACTGAAGTTTCATTACCCAACTTTCTCATCTTTAATTTATAATCAATTCCAGTGGGGGGGATTTTTCCCCTGTACGCTTTACTCTCATGGTTCTTCATCCAGTTTATTATGAGATTTTTCTTGAATGTCGTTTGTTTAAGTTAGCTATGAAGATGACAAAATATGGTTTTCTCTAAATTGTAATAGTCCGCTTAAGTTGTTGAATTTTTTATAGGCTCTAAGGTTCAACGGTTGGTAATTAACAATAGGACATCATATGATGATGAGTTTAATTGGGATTAACGCGAAATATATTTCTATAAGCATCTATCTAATAACTCCAAGCAATTGAGCAGTTATGTTAAGTATTTTATAATCTGCTACAGCTATACTTACTTCTTAAAGGAAAAGCTCTTCCCCTCGGATcccttctttttcttcaCGGCAGCAGGCATGGTCATACCTTGGCTATAAGGGTCAAAGCTTCTTTTCTTATAAGCCTTGTTCTGCACCTCACGAGAATCCACATCGGTTAGAATTTTTTTTGCTTTAGTATAATCAGTTTCTTCTACAACAGCACTAGGGGCTGGTTTATTAGATTTGTTCTCTTTCTTGGGTatcttcctcttcctcaAAACAATAATCTCATTTCTGTCCTCTTTAGTATCCGAGGTTTCAGGTATTTCAGACTTCGAAACCGAACTGCTGCAGTTTAGAATAGGTAAAGGCGTCGAATCTGAAGCCAAATGTGCATCCTCATCTGCAACCTTGTGAATCGAATTTTTCGTGAATTCTGCTAGAGAAAGTTTCTCTGAAATATCATATTTCCGATTTCCAAGTTCATTACTATCAATTTCTATTTTATTACCGTTATTGTAGCGAACAACTTTCTGGTTTCCAAATGAAGAGACtttaaataataatgaCTCGTTGTTAACCGTAACGGTATTGGCATCATCTCTTTGAACTTCGGTTAACAATGTTTGAAAGTGATGATCTAATTTTTGGATTTGTGACAATGATAAATTCGATGATATTGAAGGGATCGAATTCTCTATATTCTGATCGCCATCATTTAATGCACTTTTTATTCTGTCTAAAGTTTCCTTTATTAAATTAGAGAGTTCTTTAGCGTTTGCTCTCACATGGTCAGTTATGTAGTTGCTGGCAGTTAGCACACCAGTGATATCTGTTGGCGCCAGAGCCACTAGAGAAACGAGCAATTGATTTGGCATAATATACCTAGGTGATTCGTCCTCATTACGAGCTACCAAATCTCTCCATTCGAATAGGCTACGTAACAATGGTTCCTTAGTAGATGGAATATTGTACTGGACTTGTAACTGCCTCCATGCTTCAGGAGCTATAGTTAAGTAGACGTTCTTGGAAGTTTTCCGAGGCCCAAATTTTGTATATTCGAACCTTCTCTTCGAAACATTTCTGGATTCATTTAATACTTCTGCAAGTTTATTTTCCTTTATCAATGAATTTCTCAACTGATCGTAAATATTGAGTAAAAAATGTGTATCAGCACGGGCATATTCTACCATAGGATTCGTTAGCGGTCTTATCCTCCAGTCAGCAAGTTGATATTTCTTGGAAGTTTTAAAGTTTGCAAACCTTTCTAGTAAATATGCCAAACTATGTCTTGGAAAACCTAACGCCTTCGATGCATTATAAGTATCAAACAAGCTCACAATATAGAGTCCTAAGTCACGCTGCAGCCAAATTATATCCATAAATGCACCATGTAGAacttttaaaatatttgGATCTGTAAAAACTTCATTCAGGACATGTAACTCTTCGCGAAGAGCGATAGTATCCACTAACCAGTCCTTATTTCTAGTGCTTATTTGCATCAAACACACAATACCATAATAAGATCTGTAATCATGATGCTCTAGATCTAATGCTATTTCCTGAACACCTTTTAATTCATGAAGCATTACTTTTAATGCATCAACAGTATCTACAAATTCCGCATCAGCTTCATCCCATGGTCGAGGTTCAATTGGAACTGCGTACCTTAAAACCATCTCATTATAGGGTTGATGATCAATTTCATATTCATATGGATGTGGGTAGTGACTAGGAATGTCGTCTTCTTCAGGCATCAGTGTAGAAACTTCTTCTAAAGGTTTTAGAGCATGGGGTTTGCTTATAATTAAAGGCTTAAAAGGGTGCTGCTCTGTATTATCAACTGGTGTTTTAAAGTGTAACTGGGGTTTAGGAATACGCTTTGAATTGCTTGTAGTAGAATATATATTCTCATTTGAGAATGTGCTATTGCTATTTTTCTGGGATCCTTTGGTAGTTATGGCATCAAATGAATGATCAGACTTCTCAAATAATTTATCCATAATATTGCTCATTTCATTCCAACCTTCCTCCAACTTATCTACTCCAAGTTCTAATTCGTCATTATTTTCGTCTATAGCTAAAACCACTTCATTCAATAGGAGACGGATTTCCTCACATGTTTCATCTAACGACTTTGAGATAGCATCATCTAAACTTCTATAGAAACCAATATCTTGAGCGCTGAGAGAAGATGCAGCTCTAATAGTATTAACAGTAAGTTTTAGTAGCTGCTCACTGTCATCTGCCATATTTACTTGGTAGCTTTTAAACGTCCATATATGTTGTATCAAGATGAGTTTAGTGGTGAACTATATGATTTAGTTAAAATTTTCACGATTACCCGGTGTTTTAAGTAGTTGGAAGATATAAATATCAAAATTCAGTAAATATTATAGTgaaataaaataataaaataataaaataataaaataataaaaataataaaataataaaaataataaaaataataaaaataataaaaataataaaactaATAAAACTAATAAAACTCGTTGATAAAGTGCCTTTTAAACTTATTTATTCAAATTATTATATTTCTAGGCTCTTTGATGAGATGTATAATTATATGATTTAATTGAAGTTAAACGCAGTTTTCTACAAAAGCTGTTCTATCTTAATTATATCACGTGCTATCATGAATGTATTTTAGGAGATGTTataaatttattaatatttattacaaatataattattatttttaaacTGATTAATTGTTAAACAATAATTACTACTAACATTATAATTTATAATATAGATTCTTTATGgtaatattttttttgtattttATATTTGTTTATGTTTGGGATTTCCGAACGGTTAATTAtgttttcaaatttgaTGTGGAACGGAAGCGATATATAGCTTTTATATGTATAATGTTTGCAACGCATTTAAGTTATTGAAAGCTTAAGATTCTGTGAGATGGCATTATTCGGCTAGAATTATTATACAGAAATATAGTTAAAACTAATAAAACAATGTTCATGCTTTAATCGTTAAATTACACAATCTCTTTTGGAGAGTCGTGTATGCTTTTAGTATTGGAATGTTTTTTACTTATTGATGACTTAGTGCACATATTCGATTCAGAATATTGCCTCTTCCTATTAGATTGAGGGGACAAAGTTGGGCGTGATTCAATCGAATCAGGTGCTGACTGTTGTATTGCTCTATCTGTTTGTACAGTGCTTAACTCGCTATCGTTTACTGCATTAATCAACTCTGTTCTTACAATAGCTTTATCTTCGATCTTTTCATTATCCTCTGCGCTTTCATGGTCAGAACCCCTAAAATCTCCAACTGGAGAGTATAATGTGCAAATTTTGGAAGGTTCTAAGGAAAATGAAATAGAGCAGGTTTTGTCTGGGGATGAATTGTAATTCCCAATTAAATGTACCATGCGATGGTAATAGTCTTCAAGTACATTGAAACTATTATCTGTCTTTTTTTCCAAACTTTCAACATTCGGAATATTGGAATATGAAAATATTCGTTCTTGACGTTCCAAGATGCATCGATTGTTGTTCCCAGCTCTTGGGAGTATCCTATAGTTGACTTTAGTTAGAAATTCGTTCTCTAGGACATTTAGTTCACTACATTGAACACCCCCAACTTTGGCGTAATGTGTATTCGTGCAAAAAGAATCACATAATCCTTTGCTTGCCACAGTTGTCGCTGTGATAAGAAACCTGTGAATAGTCAAGCTATCCAGCGTGAATTCTGGAAATACACTAGAAAGAAGATCAATATAATACACGGATGCTAAAAGCACGCAATGCTCCAGAGAAGAGTACTTCGTAAGTCTTATCAAGTAGTCGTATACGGATATGGAAGGGGGGACACGAGAATGAAACCTAGTTAATTTTAACGGTTGTGAACTGTCCAGCTTAGAGTCATTCAATTGAATTAGTGAATATAGCATTCTTGATATTAGTACAACCAGGTGCGTCCTGGAACAGTGAAGAAATTGCCTTGGTAGTTCCACCTCAGTGACAGCAATATTGTTGCCAACGTTAACGTTTGCATTAGCGACGTTCTCCATATTGGTTTACTTCTTTCTCCCAGACAGATAAAATAACCTAAATCATCTGGGAAGCGGAAACTGCACAAACCTGCTTCTTAGTCTAGCCTTATTTGCAGCTTTATTGGCACTTAACAAGGTTTGTATTGTAACATTATAAAACTTGTCAAATATTtgataaaaaattaaaaaattaaaaaattaaCATCGGACTTCAGTGTCACCTGAATATAATTATGATCCGAATAGGCGATAATAAAACTTAGTTTAATTCTGCTTTCTTACCATATTTACACCTAATTCTGATTCTTAAACTTATTTGATATTAACAACCGGATTGTTTTGTCAACTTTGGAGTTATAGTAGAAAACTATTATTTAAAGCGCTTGTCCACTGCATTTTCAGTGATTTCTTAAAAATCTGCCATCACTGTAACGAAATAATAATCAAAATACGCTTTAGGTACTTTTGTAGTATTGTATTCTTTGATAAGGTTAGCTTCCGtctgtattatctataATTTTATTATCGAAGAACACCTGGTTTCCTAGGTGTTCTcaagagttattcttttaagataaTTATCAGGTTAATCTGCCACTAGTTAAATCCAGTCTTGCGGCTCATTTCAATGACATTACGGCGGAAGAacattattattattactATACATCGTGTATTTATCATCTGTAATTGTTTATAGCTCATAGAATGAAAGATGAAATGCTCATTTGTGTACCCTAGACTTACTTCACACCTCTTTGTCTTTAACAATTACATGAACTTGGCTCGCCATCTAACTGGATATTAATAGCGTCATTAAAGTCATCCTCATAGGAATCTGCATCTGCTTGGCTTTGTTGTAAAGCACTACGAGCTATCTCTTCAAAAGCATCGTCAACATTGATAGCATTCTTGGCACTTGTTAGAAAAAAGGGTATATTACCCAAATTTTTGGCCAACTCTTGCGAAGATCTAGTGGTCACAACTTTCTTCGATTCTTCCACATCAATTTTATTGCCCAAAACAACAAAAGGAAAAGTCTCTGGTGATGGTACATTAGCATGTACTAAAAACTCGTCCCGCCATGATTTAATGTTATCAAACGATTTGGCATTAGTAACATCATACACTAAAACGCAACAGTCCGCCCCGCGATAAAAAGCTACACCTAAGGATTGGAACCTTTCCTGACCAGCAGTATCCCAGACTTGCATAGTGGCTACCTTATCTCCATCCACAGTAACCTCTTTGGTCAAAAAATCAGCACCAATGGTAGCTTTGTACTGTTGACTATACTTGTCATTAACATAACGGTGCATTAGGGAGGTTTTACCAACCCCAGAATCCCCTAGAATAATCACCTTTAGGatattcttctttctcGATGACATTAGACCTGAATTACTGTATTATTATAAATTTAAGTGGACTGTGTGCTGTTCTTCTCCCTTTATGGTTAGGTTGGCCATAAGAAAAGTCTAAATATTACACTTTTACATGCTTCTTCACTTTCAAAAATTCGGATTACTTTCGCTGGTGCCCTTTGCGGATCCTAATTTTGGGTGAACAGAAGTCAGGGTAACATAGATAAGAATTGGCTACTGCTGTGTTGGCAATACTACCGTTAGTAACAAGGTAAAGTGCCATTGCTGACCAGTAAGGTTTCTACATTAGGAGAATTATATAAATACGGTATGTCCCTAATACCTATATATAGTAATTTATTAATTATCTGTATGAGGGCTACTGATCGTGGAATACGATGAACACCTATGCTTTCGCTATAATACTTTTCCACATTATAGACATTTAACGGTTTCGATCATTATGCAATTATCAAGAATAGTTAGTACCAGGTGGTGTTGAACTGGAATTTCTGGCAAGAATCGTGCTATTCCCTTACTTTTTTTCAAAATGATGTCAAAGCAGGCCGAAAATATAAAGGAGGTTACATCAGTAATCGAAGATAAGGGCGATACAATAGCTAAATCACCTTCGGTGGATGAATCATTTTTTGCATCACCACTTTATGACTTTCTATATCCTCTACGCCCAGTAACCAATCAATGGTCTGTGAAGTATGTTACAGCACTTTTTGCATTAATTATAAGGTTGGCGGTTGGTTTGGGAGGTTATTCGGGTAAGAACATATCGCCAATGTTCGGTGATTTCGAAGCGCAGAGGCACTGGATGGAAGTAACACTAAATCTTCCAATAGATAAATGGTATTTTTTTGATTTACAGTATTGGGGATTGGATTATCCACCGCTTACTGCCTATCATTCATATTTGCTTGCGAAATTAGGCTCATTCGTTAATAATGAATGGTTCACTCTTAATATTTCCAGGGGTTATGAAAGCGATGACCTACAAGCATTCATGCGCTTTACAGTTCTTCTTAGTGAGTTATTCTGTTATATTCCCGCAGTTGTTTATTTCACTAGGTGGATGGGAAAGCATAGAAACCAATCTCCAATTGGGCAGTATGTAGCTGGTGCAGCTATATTGTTTCAACCGGCCTTAATCCTTATTGATCACGGGCATTTTCAATATAATTGCGTGATGCTTGGGATGACAGTTTATGCGATAAATAATCTATTAGATGAATTTTACGCTTTGTCTGCTGTTTGTTTTACCTTTGCACTAGGGTTCAAGCAGATGGCCTTGTACTATGCTCCCGTCATTTTTGCATATTTGCTAAGCAGGTCGATATACTATCCTCGGTTTAATTTCCCTAGGTTAGTAACAATTTCAAATGCTACAATTATAAGCTTTACCTGTTTGTATGCCCCGATATACATTAGTGGTGGATTCCGCAATATAATTCAGTCCTTACATAGGATATTTCCGTTCTCCAGAGGCATATTCGAGGATAAGGTCGCTAACTTCTGGTGTGTTTCTAACATACTTATCAAGTATAAGGTTCTCTACACTCAGTCTCAATTGCAATTATATGCTCTACTAGCCACAGGGTTGGGTATATTACCATCTGTTTTGATTACGTTCTTTTATCCACGGAAATTTATGATTCCCTACACATTAGCAGCATGCTCGATGTCATTCTTTTTGTTCAGCTTCCAGGTTCATGAAAAGTCAATTTTATTGCCACTACTTCCGATAACACTTTTAATGACTTCTACAGATTGGGATGTATTATCCATGGTATCATGGATAAATAATGTTGCACTCTTTACGTTGTGGCCattgttgaagaaggaCGACTTAATGTTACAATATATTACAATGTTCCTGTTCTATAATTGGTTAATTGGAAATTTCAGTTTTGTTACACCCACATTTCTACCTAAATTTTTAACTCCCGGGCCGTCTGTTAGCGATGTTGCAGATGACTATAGACGTAGAAGTTTACTACCCCGGAATTTGATGTGGAGGATTATAATAGTTATCTCATATATTTTTATGGCGGCTATTCATGTTATGGATTACTTTATAATGCCTCCTAAAGCATATCCTGATATGTGGGTGTTGGCTAACTGCACATTAGGCTTTGGTTGCTTCGGTTTGTTCTGGTTGTGGAACCATTATAAAATGTGGACAATAAGGCACAAATCTCTCTCGGATCTATAATAATGCTATATTTAGGCCATAAATACTTTGTAAATTATTTTTCACTCTTATCGAGGATTTTATGGTCGTTCTTTATGAATTCATTCTTTTCGTAGTTCTTTTTTTAAACCTGAAACTACTAATCTAAGTCTAAAAAACTGAACTATACCTCCCGACTGGTACTTCGAACTTAGTGCTAAATTTTTAAATTCCTACGAAAAGGCTTAAGGGAAAAAAGCTTTCACCTCAATTGCCTACAATTTATACAATGACTCTGAAGTCCACAATGGAACATTTCTGGTGTCCAGGGCTACCTAAATCACGTGCTAACTTGTAGTTCTTTGATAACGTATGTGTTAAGTACCGCAATCATAGGCTAGATTAATAGTATGTTAATATTACTAAAATAACTACTTATTCATATTAGATTCAAGTCATATTCACACTGGCAATTGATCTCTTTATCTATGTTTCTCTACTCATAATCATACCTTAATCGCTAACATTAGGATGACCCTTTGCAGCCAAGCGCTACCCGTCCTGACTGGTAAGTACTAGTTCGTAAAAGCTGATCAATACCTCCAATAGGTCAACACTATTGAACCTCTTACAGTCTTGACTAACCTTATGCGACATTTTTGCAAGTAGTTGAGGTATAACAAGGGCCCTTCTGTTCCATACGACATCTAGTCGTTCTTCTTTATAAACAATAGTATTAATGTAACATTCAAGTTCTGTTCCTCGTGGCCCAATGGTCACGGCGTCTGGCTACGATAGTCACTTCTGACACCAGAAGATTCCAGGTTCGAGTCCTGGCGGGGAAGAACTTTTTTATCACATCCCGTCTCTCTCCTTAGAGGACAGACAAGTAATTTTTATAGAATTACTGGTAAGAAATGGGAAGTAATCATACATTCTTGAATCTAAAGTAGTTATGTTTTTTAGCGTCATGCATTGGCATTCAGCTTCACGTATTTTTTTTACTGAATCCAATTTTGCTCGGATAGTCCAGAAAAATCGAAGCATTAATTTTTGTTAAGGGCGTTAAAAACTGAGTACTGTACCATTCACAATAAACATCACAGTATCGTAACATTATATTATAGTTTATTACAATGCCGGTGTCCAATAAAGATATTGCTGCTTTGATTGTTCAGTTTTTATCGTCTTCCAATAGCTCTGTTAGTGAAGAATACTCTGATTCTCTCAATGTTGCTATTGATTGTATTACGGAGGCTTTTGAGATCGAACGTGAAGATGCTGACAACATAGTTGCGAAGGCttttaataatgaagattTAATTACCATAATCAAGAAAAATTCCAACAGTACTACAAAAAGTCCTTTAAATGTCGAGGAAACCACTGAGGAGTCAAAGAAAGCCGAGGAATTGAAATTAGAAGGTAACAAGGCTATGGCAGTAAAGGACTTTGCTACTGCTATTGCGAAGTATTCAGAAGCTATTGAAATTTTACCAACAAATGCTGTGTACTATTCTAACAGAGCTGCTGCTTATTCTTCGATGAAGAAGTATGAAGAAGCTATAAAGGATGCGGAATCTGCCATTAAAGCTGATCCATCTTATTCGAAGGGCTATTCTAGATTAGGATTCTCGAACTACGCATTAGGTAGGTATGAAGAAGCTTTAGAGGCTTACTCTAAGGTATTAAAGATTGAAGGTGATAATTCTACTGAAGCTATGAAGCGTGATTACGAAACAGCCAAGAAAAAGGTTGGTGAATCAATTAATTTGGAAAAGCACAAACCTTCTGTAGAAGAGAATTCCAAGTCTCAAGATAATACTGCGGCTGGTGGTTTCCCAGATTTGTCTAGTATGCTAGGTGGTGGAGGTCTAGGCGGCTTAGGAAACCTCTTAAATAATCCACAAGTAATGCAGGCTGCCCAGAAGATGATGCAAGATCCTTCCGCTATGCAACAGATGATGAATAATCCAGCTATCAGACAAATGGCTGAAAAATTCTCATCTTCTGGTGGTGCACCTAACCTTGGGGACATGATGAATGATCCGTCGGTTAGAGACATGGCCAGCAAGTTTTTTGGTCAAAACAAGTAGGGATTTTTGAAAAGTCCACTTAAATATATgttaaaaatattttaGAATTCCAACTATTACAATATATATGTTATATACTGTTGTATTTAGGCCCTATCGTTTGCAACATGCTGGTATGGCGTTTAATGCAAAGCTCGACATATGCTTTCACTATGAAGTTTTCATATGAAAAATTCTTGAATGACAGAAAAAGACTTATTTCTTCTGCAAGAGCTTCGTGATCATGCTTCAATTCCCAATTGATATCTTGCAAACTTTGCGTACATTCCTCTAGCCTGGAATGCAGTTTATCTCCCTGTTTCTGACGCTTTCCTTCCATATATGATTCAAAAATACCTTTCGCCTCACTACCTGAAATATTATTCAACTCATTTGGAGTTGTCCTTTGATATTCTCGCTGTAACATTGAGTGCTCCCCATATAATTTCCACCACGCAGCTATCCTTGTATCTAGTATGTGCTGAATTTTAGTTGTGAGAGTATCTAAACACATCCCCATGAAATCAATCGCTTGTTGGTAGCTGTCAATATCGTAATTACAATCAGCGCTGAAACAGTACTGCGAAGCTTTGGCTGGATTAGCACCTGCCAAAACATCTCCTTGGGAGCATAGAATTTCTTGTGCATTTTCAACATCCTGAGTTTTCAACCTCTCAAACATAAGTAGCTTTCTCATTATTGTAAACTTTTCCCTCAATCCATTAAATTCTAACAAATTGAAGGTAAGAAAACTTTTCATGCTATTAACTTCCTCGGGCTCAAATCTTTCATCTTTGCCAGATTTTGGTCTAGGATTACTTGCTCGCAACCAAGATGATAATTCAGCTTCTTGATATTTCAATACGTCCATATATTCATTTCTTTGAACAATAACAGAAAGCACTAAAGTCAACAGACCAAGGAATGTTGAATATTCTAAATTTACAACAGACAGGATGCCAGTCCTACCAATGGACTTTAACATATGCAATGTTTGTTCTATGGGTAAAAAATTCATGGGGTGTTTTTTACTAAATACTTGCAGGAAACATTGGATGCTTTTAACAGAGTGTCTAAGTGTTTTATATGATTCACCAGTTTGCTTAACTGTTATCCAAACATACCATgtattttcttcaaatttcATATTGTGAACAGCCAGAATACTAAATATTGATCGTTTTGCAATGTATGTTCCCAGCATATTCAAGATTACAGGATTTTTCACGTAATCTATGGCTCTTAAACTCTGCGGATTTTGCAATTTGGAAATGAGTAACCTTTTATCCTTCAGAATCTCCCGGATATTGTCTACCCTATTGTATTTGGCATATACCATAAGTGGAGTCATTCCCTTTAAGTTGCATTGGTTTACATTTGCGTTGGGCTCTGAAAGCACAAGATGTGTTCCTTTCTTCATTATATG
This genomic window contains:
- the SGT2 gene encoding Sgt2p (Syntenic homolog of Ashbya gossypii ACR005W; Syntenic homolog of Saccharomyces cerevisiae YOR007C (SGT2)), yielding MPVSNKDIAALIVQFLSSSNSSVSEEYSDSLNVAIDCITEAFEIEREDADNIVAKAFNNEDLITIIKKNSNSTTKSPLNVEETTEESKKAEELKLEGNKAMAVKDFATAIAKYSEAIEILPTNAVYYSNRAAAYSSMKKYEEAIKDAESAIKADPSYSKGYSRLGFSNYALGRYEEALEAYSKVLKIEGDNSTEAMKRDYETAKKKVGESINLEKHKPSVEENSKSQDNTAAGGFPDLSSMLGGGGLGGLGNLLNNPQVMQAAQKMMQDPSAMQQMMNNPAIRQMAEKFSSSGGAPNLGDMMNDPSVRDMASKFFGQNK
- the ALG6 gene encoding dolichyl-P-Glc:Man(9)GlcNAc(2)-PP-dolichol alpha-1,3-glucosyltransferase (Syntenic homolog of Ashbya gossypii ACR004W; Syntenic homolog of Saccharomyces cerevisiae YOR002W (ALG6)); the protein is MMSKQAENIKEVTSVIEDKGDTIAKSPSVDESFFASPLYDFLYPLRPVTNQWSVKYVTALFALIIRLAVGLGGYSGKNISPMFGDFEAQRHWMEVTLNLPIDKWYFFDLQYWGLDYPPLTAYHSYLLAKLGSFVNNEWFTLNISRGYESDDLQAFMRFTVLLSELFCYIPAVVYFTRWMGKHRNQSPIGQYVAGAAILFQPALILIDHGHFQYNCVMLGMTVYAINNLLDEFYALSAVCFTFALGFKQMALYYAPVIFAYLLSRSIYYPRFNFPRLVTISNATIISFTCLYAPIYISGGFRNIIQSLHRIFPFSRGIFEDKVANFWCVSNILIKYKVLYTQSQLQLYALLATGLGILPSVLITFFYPRKFMIPYTLAACSMSFFLFSFQVHEKSILLPLLPITLLMTSTDWDVLSMVSWINNVALFTLWPLLKKDDLMLQYITMFLFYNWLIGNFSFVTPTFLPKFLTPGPSVSDVADDYRRRSLLPRNLMWRIIIVISYIFMAAIHVMDYFIMPPKAYPDMWVLANCTLGFGCFGLFWLWNHYKMWTIRHKSLSDL